The window TCTTCAGGACACCTGAGCCGGGGCGGGATCAGCCCAGCGAGGTTCACACCCGTTCGCAAGGGGCCGCGCCTTTTGCGAACGGGGGCCGACCTGCTTCGACAGTTTCAAGGAGCCGCGCGCAATCTATCGCGGCGCCGGGGTGTAGGAAACGTCAGTATCCGCTGATCGAAGGGCGCGGCGACAGGTCGAGCGGCGCGCGGTCGATCATCGCGAGCGCGGGCACCGGCTGGATCGAGCCATCCTCCTCCAGCCCCAGCGAATCGGCATAGAGCAGCCTGCCGCCCGACAGGTGAAGCAACGCCTCGCGGAACTGCGCGGTGCCCATCGCAAAGCATCCGTTCGAGCGGCCGAGACGCCCATACTGCGCCAGATGCGAATCCTCGGCATAGCTTGCGTGGTGCATCACGATGTAGCGCCGCAGCGCCGCCTCGTTCGACTGGTCGAGCCCGCCCAGCCGCACCGAGGTGCCATAGCGCCCCGTGTACCATTCCCACGTCACGTAAGCCCCGCGGCTGGTCGCGTTCGAGCCTTCGATATTGCTGAACTGCTTGAGCCAGCCATCGTGCTGCGGGTCCGATCCGGTGCCGTGGCTGACGTGGTGCGACTTGATCTCGCCGCGTTCCAGATTGACGAAGTGGAACCGCGGCTTGGCCGAATGCAGCCCGAAATCGGCAATCCCGACGATGTCGCGCCGCCAGATCGCATTGCCGTGGCGGACGAGTTCGCGTTTCGCGATATCGAACAGGATGCGGTCGCGCGGGGAGCCGCCCATCGGCGCGGCGAACACCCGTGCCGGCAGCGCAAGCGCGGCAGCAGTGGCCAGGGTTCCCTTGAGAATATCGCGACGCTTCATTGTCTCTCAACGTAAACGGGCGCTGGCGCGTTCCCAATAAGGGGCCAAGCAGCCTGTCGTATGCTAGCCTCCACTCGTCGCCGGGGGAGGCGGAAACGCGCTGTTCTGCGCTGCCATCGCCAGCATCGAGGCGGCATGGCGCGCGGCGACCTTGCGCGCATCGTCACCATAGCCGCCGCCCAGCGCGCTTGCCACCGGAAGCCCGCGCCCGCGCGCCTCGCCAATCACGAACCGGTCGCGCGCTTCGAGGCCCGCATCGCTCAGCGCGAGCCGCCCCAGCTTGTCGTCGCCATGCGGATCGACGCCCGCCTGATAGAGCACGAAATCGGGGGCGAAATCGTCCATCACGCGCGGCAGGTGCTGCCGCAGCACCGCCATGTAGGCATCGTCCGCGATCCCGTCAGGCAGGCCAATGTCGAGGCTGGAGCGCGCCTTTCGCACGGGAAAGTTCTTCTCGGCGTGCAGCGAAAGCGTGAAGATGTCCTCGCGTCCGGCGGTGAGGCTGGCGGTGCCATCGCCCTGATGCA is drawn from Erythrobacter neustonensis and contains these coding sequences:
- a CDS encoding murein L,D-transpeptidase catalytic domain-containing protein codes for the protein MKRRDILKGTLATAAALALPARVFAAPMGGSPRDRILFDIAKRELVRHGNAIWRRDIVGIADFGLHSAKPRFHFVNLERGEIKSHHVSHGTGSDPQHDGWLKQFSNIEGSNATSRGAYVTWEWYTGRYGTSVRLGGLDQSNEAALRRYIVMHHASYAEDSHLAQYGRLGRSNGCFAMGTAQFREALLHLSGGRLLYADSLGLEEDGSIQPVPALAMIDRAPLDLSPRPSISGY
- a CDS encoding histone deacetylase; amino-acid sequence: MLHVVHHADYMAPRPERGSFRFDKYYLVMEELRASGAPITEHAPQPCPREWLEAVHCPDYVDEVFRAKVPREKERRIGFPVTPAIRDRVRHTNGGTWLAAQLALQHGYAANSAAGSHHALHDTGAGYCVFNDLAVTANRLIAEAQAARVLIVDLDVHQGDGTASLTAGREDIFTLSLHAEKNFPVRKARSSLDIGLPDGIADDAYMAVLRQHLPRVMDDFAPDFVLYQAGVDPHGDDKLGRLALSDAGLEARDRFVIGEARGRGLPVASALGGGYGDDARKVAARHAASMLAMAAQNSAFPPPPATSGG